One genomic segment of uncultured Ilyobacter sp. includes these proteins:
- a CDS encoding heme-binding protein — protein sequence MIDVVTVKQITLKTAKIMGEKAIKKAEEINVPVVFSVVDAGGNLLYTERMDKAFVTSVDIANNKAFTSWALKSGTHEISKVVQPGESLYGLNLTNDARIISFGGGFPVVFEGEVIGAIGVSGGTVEEDMIIARAALEIL from the coding sequence ATGATTGATGTCGTAACTGTGAAACAAATCACATTGAAGACTGCTAAAATTATGGGAGAAAAAGCTATTAAAAAAGCTGAAGAAATCAATGTACCAGTTGTCTTTTCAGTAGTAGATGCAGGAGGCAACCTTCTCTACACAGAAAGAATGGACAAAGCTTTTGTAACAAGTGTGGATATCGCAAACAACAAAGCCTTCACGTCATGGGCATTGAAAAGTGGGACTCACGAAATTAGCAAAGTTGTTCAACCTGGAGAGAGCCTCTATGGACTAAATCTTACAAATGATGCAAGAATTATTTCTTTTGGTGGAGGATTCCCGGTAGTATTTGAAGGAGAGGTAATCGGTGCTATAGGAGTCAGCGGAGGAACAGTTGAAGAAGATATGATTATAGCTAGAGCAGCTTTAGAAATTTTATAA
- a CDS encoding PocR ligand-binding domain-containing protein — translation MLYKFKQELEKIQQEIADVTKLAIVIVDKEGHYVTKKQNYSEFCSIFRKNDKLKKLCEKCDVKALNRSFCTSSPYIYRCHSGLVDMAIPLVLNGEYLGAVLIGQAILLSNESYGVERILDKNMGKGIGDSLKDKSVRDAYEKLQKFSHEELNSIANIVYYSSFYIVENIKSKKWHDHKIDNNLENVELSISPVGPAINHVKNNLDKNISLEKAASLCNLSVSHFSKVFKKEVGKNFKEYLNGKKIEKAEYLLKSTNNTIYNIGYSIGIEDTSYFTKMFKKHVGVTPKKYRELFEKKNKTIY, via the coding sequence ATGCTTTATAAATTTAAACAGGAGTTAGAAAAAATCCAGCAGGAGATAGCAGATGTGACAAAACTGGCCATAGTTATAGTGGACAAGGAGGGACACTATGTTACCAAAAAGCAAAACTATTCTGAGTTTTGTTCTATATTCAGAAAGAACGACAAATTAAAAAAGTTATGTGAAAAATGTGACGTAAAAGCTTTAAACAGATCTTTTTGTACCTCTTCACCTTATATATACAGGTGCCATTCGGGCCTTGTTGATATGGCTATCCCCCTTGTGCTAAACGGAGAGTATCTAGGGGCTGTACTCATAGGTCAGGCGATACTTCTGTCCAATGAAAGTTACGGAGTCGAGAGAATTTTGGATAAAAATATGGGGAAAGGTATAGGAGACAGCCTGAAAGATAAGAGTGTGAGAGATGCCTATGAGAAGCTTCAAAAATTCTCCCATGAAGAATTAAACAGTATTGCAAATATTGTCTATTATTCCAGTTTTTATATCGTTGAAAATATAAAATCTAAAAAATGGCATGATCATAAAATCGATAATAACCTGGAAAATGTGGAGCTTTCCATATCACCGGTAGGGCCTGCTATAAACCATGTAAAAAACAATCTAGATAAAAATATAAGCCTAGAAAAAGCTGCTTCTCTTTGCAACTTGAGCGTCTCTCATTTTAGTAAGGTCTTCAAAAAAGAGGTGGGGAAGAATTTTAAGGAGTATTTGAACGGGAAAAAAATAGAAAAGGCAGAGTATCTCTTAAAGTCGACTAATAATACTATCTACAACATAGGTTATTCTATCGGGATAGAAGATACCAGCTATTTCACCAAAATGTTTAAAAAACATGTGGGGGTAACGCCAAAAAAATATAGGGAATTATTTGAAAAGAAAAATAAAACAATCTACTAA
- a CDS encoding iron-containing alcohol dehydrogenase produces the protein MRYYDYLMPSVNFFGPGCLEVIGERAKILNGTKALVVTDKFLSSLEGGAVEKTLEYLKAAGVDAVVFDNVEPNPKDTNVYEGVKVFKENNCDMIITVGGGSPHDCGKGIGIAATHEGDICDYAGIETLTNALPPIIAVNTTAGTASEVTRHAVITNTKTKVKFVIVSWRNLPQVSINDPLLMVGKPAGLTAATGMDALTHAVEAYISKDANPVTDAAAIQAIKLIAQNLRLAVANGENLKARENMAYASVLAGMAFNNGNLGYVHAMAHQLGGLYDMPHGIANAMLLPHVCKYNMISNLDKFADIAEFMGENVDGLSKSEAAEKAISAMFRLSADLGIPTSLEEAGIKEEDIKLMAENALKDGNAFSNPRKGSEKDVEDIFKAAM, from the coding sequence ATGAGATATTATGATTATTTGATGCCAAGTGTTAACTTTTTCGGACCTGGATGCCTAGAAGTTATAGGGGAGAGAGCCAAGATTTTAAACGGAACCAAGGCTTTAGTAGTAACTGACAAGTTCCTAAGTTCACTAGAAGGTGGAGCAGTAGAAAAAACTTTAGAATACCTAAAAGCAGCCGGTGTAGATGCAGTTGTTTTTGACAATGTCGAGCCAAACCCTAAAGATACAAACGTATACGAAGGAGTTAAAGTTTTCAAAGAAAATAATTGTGATATGATCATCACAGTTGGTGGAGGGTCTCCTCACGACTGCGGTAAGGGAATAGGTATCGCGGCTACACACGAGGGAGATATCTGCGACTATGCAGGAATCGAGACTCTTACTAATGCACTTCCTCCTATTATCGCTGTAAATACCACTGCAGGTACAGCATCTGAAGTCACAAGACACGCCGTTATCACAAACACTAAAACAAAGGTTAAGTTTGTAATCGTAAGCTGGAGAAACCTTCCTCAGGTATCAATAAACGACCCGCTTCTTATGGTAGGTAAGCCTGCTGGACTTACAGCAGCTACTGGAATGGACGCTCTTACTCATGCTGTAGAAGCTTACATCTCAAAAGATGCAAACCCTGTAACTGATGCTGCTGCCATACAGGCTATAAAGCTTATCGCTCAAAACTTGAGACTAGCCGTAGCAAACGGGGAAAACCTAAAAGCAAGAGAAAACATGGCATATGCTTCTGTACTTGCTGGAATGGCTTTCAACAACGGAAACCTAGGTTATGTCCACGCCATGGCTCACCAGCTAGGAGGACTTTATGACATGCCTCACGGTATAGCAAATGCTATGCTTTTACCACATGTATGCAAGTACAACATGATCTCAAACCTTGATAAATTCGCTGATATAGCTGAGTTTATGGGAGAAAATGTAGACGGTCTTTCTAAGTCTGAAGCAGCTGAAAAGGCAATTAGTGCAATGTTTAGACTTTCAGCAGACCTCGGTATCCCTACAAGTCTCGAGGAAGCCGGAATCAAAGAAGAAGATATAAAATTAATGGCTGAAAACGCTCTTAAAGACGGAAATGCATTCAGTAACCCTAGAAAAGGTAGTGAAAAAGATGTAGAGGATATCTTTAAAGCAGCAATGTAA
- a CDS encoding manganese efflux pump yields the protein MNFIYLSLISVGLAMDTFSISLTKGLIIEKWESKDVFKTIIILGSFQVLMSLIGFKAGRLFFSQVNNFSNFIVFSVLLFLGWKMILDAWKEFKNKKKSETEPKFNLIFTGLATSIDTLVVGSSFSLMENFNIFSFLGMVGTITSIASLVGIYLGYKTSSYVNYQSNFIGGCILVFISLKILFKTLLFS from the coding sequence ATGAATTTTATCTATCTATCTCTAATATCAGTTGGCCTGGCTATGGATACATTCTCCATCTCTTTGACCAAGGGGCTCATAATAGAAAAATGGGAGTCAAAGGATGTTTTTAAGACTATTATTATACTGGGATCCTTTCAGGTTCTAATGTCTCTAATAGGTTTTAAGGCTGGAAGGCTTTTCTTTTCCCAGGTAAATAATTTTAGCAATTTTATTGTTTTTTCAGTTTTGCTTTTTTTAGGATGGAAAATGATACTTGATGCTTGGAAGGAATTTAAAAATAAAAAAAAATCAGAGACAGAGCCGAAATTTAACCTTATCTTTACAGGACTGGCGACAAGTATAGATACCTTAGTTGTAGGGTCATCCTTTTCATTAATGGAAAATTTTAATATTTTTTCTTTCTTGGGAATGGTGGGGACGATAACCTCTATAGCCTCCTTGGTTGGAATTTATCTGGGCTACAAAACCTCCTCTTATGTGAATTACCAGAGTAATTTTATAGGGGGGTGTATCCTCGTGTTTATAAGTTTAAAAATACTTTTTAAAACCCTATTGTTTAGTTGA
- a CDS encoding helix-turn-helix domain-containing protein has protein sequence MKILNPELLEKYIAVEKDSKIKIKLLCLNTICNGMKVVDAADTFKVPRRTIYDWYHGDSIKGGQSTFV, from the coding sequence ATGAAAATTCTTAATCCAGAACTGTTAGAAAAATACATTGCAGTCGAAAAAGATTCTAAAATAAAAATTAAGTTGCTATGTTTAAATACTATTTGTAATGGAATGAAAGTCGTAGATGCTGCTGATACTTTTAAAGTCCCAAGACGAACCATCTATGATTGGTATCATGGTGATAGTATAAAAGGTGGACAATCTACTTTCGTTTGA
- a CDS encoding transposase: MAGEKHSNEIKEMMVRLYNGGKGKKVKDLAIEYGIAESTVRYWVVDKPKKENKNKTKESSNPEIEEMKKEIAKLKEENDILKKAMTIFAKN, from the coding sequence ATGGCAGGGGAAAAGCATAGTAATGAAATTAAAGAAATGATGGTTAGGCTTTACAACGGGGGTAAAGGTAAGAAGGTTAAGGACTTAGCAATAGAATATGGTATAGCAGAATCAACAGTTAGGTATTGGGTTGTAGACAAACCTAAAAAAGAGAATAAAAATAAGACTAAAGAGTCCTCGAATCCAGAAATTGAAGAAATGAAAAAAGAGATTGCGAAGCTTAAAGAAGAGAATGATATATTAAAAAAGGCTATGACCATATTCGCCAAAAACTAA
- a CDS encoding IS3 family transposase — translation MVLESLKMACIKRKDIKGAIIHTDRGSQYTSNAFKDTVKSEGMRLSYSRKGNPYDNACIESFHSVLKKELIHHKVYEDFEEAMTDIIEYIENWYNNRRIQKKLGWKSPIEYLKAA, via the coding sequence ATGGTGCTGGAAAGCTTGAAAATGGCATGCATAAAGAGAAAAGATATTAAGGGTGCCATTATCCATACGGACAGAGGCAGCCAATATACTTCAAATGCATTTAAAGACACAGTAAAATCTGAGGGGATGAGATTATCCTACTCAAGAAAAGGAAATCCCTACGATAATGCTTGTATAGAGTCTTTTCACTCGGTTTTAAAAAAGGAGCTTATCCACCATAAAGTGTATGAAGATTTTGAAGAAGCAATGACTGATATTATTGAGTATATAGAAAATTGGTACAACAATAGGAGAATCCAGAAGAAATTAGGATGGAAGTCTCCTATAGAGTACCTAAAAGCAGCATAA